In Maledivibacter sp., the sequence CTGTTCTATTTGGTATACTTAAACATCCCTCTACATCAATTTGAGATCCATTTTGGTCAAGAAGTTCGGGATTAATGAGTTCAATTATACCCTCACCCACATCTATAACAATAATTCTCTTTAATATACCAATTTGTGGAGCAGCTAATCCAACTCCATTTTCATGATACATGGTATCTATCATGTCATCGAGAAGCTGTTTAATTCTGTCATCAATTTTATCTACAACCCTTGAGTCTTTCCTCAATATAGGATCTTCATCTGTTCTAATATTTCGTATAGCCATAATATATTACCTCCTAAAAATTCTTAATCTTAATCTCGCAAGGTCCATAATTAAAAAATATTATAGGGCTTCATGTCGAAAATTAAGCTCACATTATTTTCTATATACTTATTCTTATTAATATTACATATATAATTAATTATACTCTTTATATTTTCATGGTCAACACTTTGATACTTTAATAAAATCTGCCATCTATAGTTCTCTTTGATTCTACCAAGTATCGCTGGATTTGGTCCTAATACCTGTGTGTTTTTTAAATCCTTGTGCCTTAGTATCTCACCATGTATTTTTTGGAATAATTTATTTGTGGATCTTATGACTGAATTCTCATTTTTTCCTAATACAATAATATTTATAATCTGATAAAATGGTGGATAGTTAAATTCCCGTCTGAGTTTTATTTCTCTTTCATAAAAATCAGTGTAGTCATGGCTTTTAGATGCATTTATGGCATAATTATTTGGGCTATAGGTTTGAACGACCACCTCTCCAGTATAATCATGTCTACCCGCTCTCCCTGCAACTTGTGTCAATAGTTGAAATGTCCTTTCATTCGCTCTATAATCAGGAAGATTTAAAGTTATATCAGCAGATAATACACCTACTAATGTAACATAGGGAAAATCTAAGCCCTTTGTCACCATTTGTGTACCAATTAAAATATCAATTTCTCTTTTCTCAAAGGAGTCAATAATTTTTTCTAGGCTACCTTTACGAGAAGTAGTATCTATATCAAGCCTTGCTGTCCTAGAGGTTGGAAATAGCTTATTAACATATTCTTCAACCTTCTCTGTTCCCAATCCAAAGAATTTTATATATTTACTTTTACATTCTGGACAGATTTTAGGTACAGTGGTCTTAAACCCACAATAATGACACTTAGCTATATTATTTTTATGATGATAAGTAAGGGATATATCACAATTTGAGCATTTTAATACGTAACCACAGCTCCTACAGGAAACAAATGTGGAGTAGCCTCTTCGATTTAAGAATAAAATAACCTGCTTTTTGTCAAGCAAACTATTTTTCATTGAGTTATATAGCCTACGACTAAATATATTTTTATTTCCTTCTTCTAGCTCAACCCTCATATCGACAACCTCTACATTTGGAAGAGGGTTTTTATTAAATCTATTTTTTAGCTCTAACAGCTTATAGTTACCTATTTCAGCCTTATAATAGTCATCTATTGACGGAGTAGCCGAACCCATAACTAAAACCCCATTATTCTCCATACATAAATATTTGGCTACTTCTATGGTATGATATTTGGGATTCATTTCCGATTTATAGGATGACTCGTGTTCCTCGTCGATAATCACTAATCCTAAGTTATCGCAGGGAGCAAATATGGCTGATCTTGCACCTATAACTATTTGCATTTTATTGTTTTTAATTTTTCTCCACTGATCATATCTTTCCCCTAAGGAAAGTTTACTATGAAGTACTGCTACGGTATCTCCAAATCGCCTTAAAAACTTTTCAACTATTTGAGGGGTGAGAGAGATTTCAGGAACCAATATAATAGCCTGCTTATTATTTTCTATGACCTTATCCACAAGCTGCATATATACTTCCGTTTTACCACTACCCGTTACACCATGTAAAAGAAATGCTTCATGGCTTTTTCCCTCTATCGCTTCCATTA encodes:
- the def gene encoding peptide deformylase, whose translation is MAIRNIRTDEDPILRKDSRVVDKIDDRIKQLLDDMIDTMYHENGVGLAAPQIGILKRIIVIDVGEGIIELINPELLDQNGSQIDVEGCLSIPNRTGTVERPMFVKVKGLNREGKEIIIEGEELLARALCHEIDHLNGVLFIDKIIEEQV
- the priA gene encoding primosomal protein N' encodes the protein MDCIKYCNVVVNTGTRVTDRLFTYRIPNSLLGKIKIGDKVIIPFGRGNKLLEGFVFEFNSGNEVKTIRGIKDIQDVTDDDIYLSGTQIKLCKWMRDTYLCTYYEAIQCLIPRGTTLKKKKIYKLKQASQGVIEHRDINQSPIIKRLLVNKSLTYNELIKDLDSGCIKELNRLLKENLITIEEKFYSDIKIKYKKVVEINFKPSSINEILLTIPKKAYKQTEVLKYLTKVNKIELSQLIQRTKTSRAVINGLEKKSLILVKDEVDYRTPIDIDKIERDKPNTLNDEQKEAYNNIMEAIEGKSHEAFLLHGVTGSGKTEVYMQLVDKVIENNKQAIILVPEISLTPQIVEKFLRRFGDTVAVLHSKLSLGERYDQWRKIKNNKMQIVIGARSAIFAPCDNLGLVIIDEEHESSYKSEMNPKYHTIEVAKYLCMENNGVLVMGSATPSIDDYYKAEIGNYKLLELKNRFNKNPLPNVEVVDMRVELEEGNKNIFSRRLYNSMKNSLLDKKQVILFLNRRGYSTFVSCRSCGYVLKCSNCDISLTYHHKNNIAKCHYCGFKTTVPKICPECKSKYIKFFGLGTEKVEEYVNKLFPTSRTARLDIDTTSRKGSLEKIIDSFEKREIDILIGTQMVTKGLDFPYVTLVGVLSADITLNLPDYRANERTFQLLTQVAGRAGRHDYTGEVVVQTYSPNNYAINASKSHDYTDFYEREIKLRREFNYPPFYQIINIIVLGKNENSVIRSTNKLFQKIHGEILRHKDLKNTQVLGPNPAILGRIKENYRWQILLKYQSVDHENIKSIINYICNINKNKYIENNVSLIFDMKPYNIF